A window of Pelagicoccus enzymogenes genomic DNA:
TTCCCAAGGGACTCGACGAGCAAGCAGCCTTCAACCGTATCGATCCCAACAAGGACGTAGACGGCTTCCATGTGCAAAACGCCGGCCGCGTAGTCCAAGAGGATCCTGCCGGTTTCGCCTCCTGTACGCCTGCAGGGATCATCGAGATCTGCCAGCGCGAGGGCATTTCACTCGAGGGCAAGCACGTCGTGGTCATCGGCCGCAGTTTGATCGTGGGCAAGACCTTCGCCCTGCTCGCCATGCAAAAAGGTCCCCACGCCAATGCCACGGTGACCGTTTGCCACTCCCGCACCAAAAACCTCCCCGAGGTGGTGCGTGCCGGAGACGTCGTCGTCGCCGCCATCGGCCGTCCCAACTTCGTCACCGCCGACATGGTGAAGGAGGGGGCAGTCGTGATCGACGTAGGCATCAACCGAGTGGAGGACCCTTCCAAGAAGTCTGGATACAGGCTGGTTGGCGACGTCGATTTCGCAGCCGTCGAACCCAAGGCTTCCCGCATCACTCCCGTGCCAGGAGGCGTAGGTCCCATGACAGTGGCGATGCTGATGAAAAACACTTTCAAAGCCCACCAACTTCAGTCAGGTTCATAGCAATCCATCTCTTAAACGCCTTACCGCTTCCTGAATGAGCGAACTTTCTCCTACTCAAGACCTTCCTAAAACCAAGAGCACAGTCCTCGTAGTCGACGACGAGCCCATCAACATCCAATTGCTGCAACGCAAACTGGAGTGGGACGGAATCACGGTGCTCACTGCGACAAATGGGGAGGCCTGCTTGGAGGTCGCAAAGGAGGAAAGGCCCGATCTCATCCTTCTCGATGTCATGATGCCGGGCATGGATGGATTCGCAGTCTGCGCTAAGCTGCGCGAAGACAAGCGTACCAAGGCCATCCCCGTCATTTTCGTAACCGCCCACAATTCCAAAAAGGGCAAGCTCGAGGGACTGGAAGCAGGAGCTGTCGACTACATCACCAAGCCCATCGACTTGGACGAGACGATCGCCCGTGTTCGCACGCAGTTGAGCTATCTCGCGATCAACAAGGCAAACGTGGAGCTGACGCGTCGTCTCGGCGAATCCCGTCGCTCCGCCGCCATCGGCGCCCTCACCCAAGGTATCGCCCACAACTTGAATAACTTGCTCGGCGTGGTAATGGGCTACCTCGAGCTAGCGAAGGTCAACTACAAGGACCCGGACAAGGTCCTCAAGAATATCGCTCGCGTCGAATCCGCCTCCAACCGCATCGTCGGTATCATCAAGCAGCTCAGCACCGTCGCCTTCACTACGCGGCTTCCCTTGCACGAGATGGGACTCGAGCGCCTCATATCCGGCAGCCTCCGTCGCGCCCAGGAAGACAGCAACCGCGATTACGACGTCGA
This region includes:
- a CDS encoding hybrid sensor histidine kinase/response regulator — encoded protein: MSELSPTQDLPKTKSTVLVVDDEPINIQLLQRKLEWDGITVLTATNGEACLEVAKEERPDLILLDVMMPGMDGFAVCAKLREDKRTKAIPVIFVTAHNSKKGKLEGLEAGAVDYITKPIDLDETIARVRTQLSYLAINKANVELTRRLGESRRSAAIGALTQGIAHNLNNLLGVVMGYLELAKVNYKDPDKVLKNIARVESASNRIVGIIKQLSTVAFTTRLPLHEMGLERLISGSLRRAQEDSNRDYDVEVQNQVGEVFIKTNIEAFEDALSKLVINAWESYGPDFTGERPINLVVTQDEQEIEFSIIDQGRGIDPEVEENMFEPFISTKNTVGVGMGLTVARHAIRTLGGEISILPNDDGQGVTAKFTHPINREES
- the folD gene encoding bifunctional methylenetetrahydrofolate dehydrogenase/methenyltetrahydrofolate cyclohydrolase FolD, which codes for MKLIDGKKISQDIVSELTDSVAKIEGAKPCIAFIRVGEDPASVSYVRQKNRTAEAIGIKPLLFELPETITQEELFAKVDELNADSSVHGILIQSPLPKGLDEQAAFNRIDPNKDVDGFHVQNAGRVVQEDPAGFASCTPAGIIEICQREGISLEGKHVVVIGRSLIVGKTFALLAMQKGPHANATVTVCHSRTKNLPEVVRAGDVVVAAIGRPNFVTADMVKEGAVVIDVGINRVEDPSKKSGYRLVGDVDFAAVEPKASRITPVPGGVGPMTVAMLMKNTFKAHQLQSGS